A window of Ipomoea triloba cultivar NCNSP0323 chromosome 2, ASM357664v1 contains these coding sequences:
- the LOC116010790 gene encoding uncharacterized protein LOC116010790, which translates to MHIGGDLVMRPRLSYKNGIVEYFDHFNCDEGNILDLRMMVKQLRFCDKKVQFWYKYGNTRKPKVMKLSSDADILGLITDILKNKELDIYVEHHYDDQWDYEVEIDTLMHDAVESEDDISGSVGEEFVEVQGVDVRDTATSSHGQGLDGLEKQNEEFAEVECNLSKQVLRSLCDSDSDEGVSGLVNVFEERNLKKEGFKFVTGMVFNSAREFKWAVEYHEALRQKDVKFKKNDARRVRAVCRHNNICKWSIFGSKSNTNYPFTIKTYNHVHSCGNQDENKVVTSGFLAKFFKDDFKVNANWGRGPFQEHVKAKFNCQLTRNQAYLAKKKALKQIDNQYSEQFKLLNDYCEEMMRSNPGTTVKMKLDSEFIVNGRPRFVRLYICFGACKEGFSSGCRPIIGLDGCHLKGSQEGGQLLSAIGLDGDNSIFPVAFAIVEGELKDS; encoded by the coding sequence ATGCATATTGGTGGGGATTTGGTAATGAGACCTAGGCTTAGTTATAAAAATGGGATAGTGGAGTATTTTGACCATTTTAACTGTGATGAAGGCAACATTTTAGATTTGAGGATGATGGTCAAACAACTTAGGTTTTGTGACAAAAAAGTCCAGTTTTGGTATAAGTATGGGAACACAAGGAAACCTAAAGTTATGAAACTAAGTAGTGATGCTGATATTCTAGGGCTGATAACTGACATTCTAAAGAACAAAGAATTGGACATATATGTAGAACACCATTATGATGATCAATGGGACTATGAGGTAGAAATTGATACCCTAATGCATGATGCAGTTGAAAGTGAAGATGATATCAGTGGCAGTGTTGGTGAGGAATTTGTTGAGGTTCAAGGAGTTGATGTAAGGGACACTGCAACTAGTTCACATGGTCAGGGGTTAGATGGTTTAGAGAAACAGAATGAGGAATTTGCTGAGGTTGAATGCAATCTTTCTAAACAAGTGTTGAGAAGCTTGTGTGATTCAGATTCAGATGAAGGAGTAAGTGGGCTAGTGAATGTGTTTGAAGAGAGGAATCTGAaaaaagaagggtttaaatttGTGACTGGAATGGTTTTTAATTCAGCTAGGGAATTCAAGTGGGCAGTTGAATATCATGAAGCCTTGAGACAGAAGGATGTCAAGTTTAAGAAAAATGATGCCAGGAGAGTAAGGGCTGTGTGTAGACACAATAACATTTGCAAATGGAGTATTTTTGGTTCCAAAAGCAATACAAACtatccttttactatcaagacATACAACCATGTTCACTCATGTGGAAATCAAGATGAAAACAAGGTTGTCACTTCTGGATTTCTAGCTAAATTCTTTAAGGATGATTTTAAAGTAAATGCAAATTGGGGTAGAGGACCATTTCAGGAACATGTGAAGGCAAAATTTAACTGTCAGTTAACTAGAAATCAAGCCTATTTGGCAAAAAAGAAAGCTTTGAAGCAAATAGATAATCAATATTCAGAACAATTCAAGCTATTGAATGACTACTGTGAGGAGATGATGAGAAGTAATCCAGGTACCACTGTCAAGATGAAGTTAGACAGTGAATTCATTGTTAATGGAAGGCCTAGGTTTGTAAGGCTTTACATTTGCTTTGGAGCATGCAAGGAAGGATTTAGTAGTGGATGTAGACCCATCATTGGTCTTGATGGCTGCCACCTGAAAGGTTCTCAAGAGGGAGGCCAACTACTGAGTGCTATAGGTTTAGATGGTGATAATAGCATATTTCCAGTGGCCTTTGCTATTGTAGAGGGTGAGTTGAAGGATTCATAG
- the LOC116010173 gene encoding uncharacterized protein LOC116010173, producing the protein MDFSEDWKSLWPISSIFSPPLLLPNEGSSSSKRRHVEKNPIGPLIFNPCQETLTQLLNSPSLAPRLPPPYPDLTLPRFILTSSTTNQSIASTIASNMGPQVSDTIHNFNALQLLRCPKIKANDNNMHNTVLAFFPTGDNYDQLGFTMLNLNDSKLNVKKFKDGKDFVVHSRKLNHRILRLLVNPVTDFDCFYSSSGNYCYSTLSYTCIGYIMVCTMYSVHWYSVKMPKEVGSIVLDYAGYAGAKLFQGSAVVHACWSPHLHEECVVLLESGKLFLFDVSYWLKNERLLNIEGKKLSVSFDNLNENERWLSCEFSWHPRVLVVAHSSTVFLVDLRFDKCEVCTLLKIELFSVGKFDRFVALSRSDSSGFCFAAASNNLLLLCDVRKPSMPVLQWTHSLQNPEYVTVFQLSELRPITEDDNFKWASESGHCILLGSFWNCGFVLFCYGPDNERGPVLSEISTVCNSLYSWGLPSELSLSGRDCFCGSCLIRRDCLKDLLPDWIDWKQKKDIILGFGILENDLHVQWDNCEKSVGFSLIRLMSSGKLEAQRYSAAWEFDKILEAAHKESTFSIEDNFLYDIGNGENKLQKKHEYLKIEFLKEYLNGNVAKIVSRRQIELQNYAEENQSKFHQEICEKLKICGITALRSPQIISDMLKDARFPTSIHEISLKSIWGSLPMNLLALAFSACKLSDPHLKQKRATSNVGDILVKNPLPFPFGNTSSCSDKTSEKVQLSNALVSPVLPTHILILLRDQQLVERDILPVDDELRLNCDKVMEAVHALQSSSPYGDNPVSLADDTDSMPNAAEKLNVLGIHRPTFSSPDVALEKSEYKMYETFVYQKRQEPISDAQDKVTAVELFDEGCPLQLKFDGCDFDLTPTELDLFQQLKTQDLNFHKSFQPYQEYLINSERFL; encoded by the coding sequence ATGGACTTCTCGGAGGATTGGAAGTCCCTGTGGCCCATATCCTCTATTTTCTCTCCTCCACTCCTCCTCCCCAACGAAGGATCTTCCTCTTCCAAGCGGCGTCATGTTGAGAAGAACCCTATCGGACCTCTGATTTTTAACCCATGCCAGGAAACACTAACCCAACTCCTAAACTCCCCCTCTCTCGCCCCTCGACTCCCTCCTCCATATCCAGACCTTACCCTTCCGAGATTTATCTTAACTTCAAGCACAACCAACCAGTCTATTGCCTCTACCATTGCATCAAACATGGGGCCCCAGGTTTCTGACACCATCCACAACTTCAATGCTCTTCAATTGCTTCGTTGCCCAAAAATAAAAGCTAACGACAATAACATGCATAATACAGTTCTTGCTTTTTTCCCCACTGGAGATAATTATGACCAGCTTGGGTTTACTATGCTCAATTTGAATGATTCTAAATTGAATGTCAAGAAATTCAAGGATGGGAAAGATTTCGTTGTGCATAGTCGCAAGTTGAATCATCGGATTTTGAGATTATTGGTAAACCCTGTTACTGATTTTGATTGCTTTTATTCTTCTTCCGGTAATTATTGTTATTCAACTTTGAGTTATACTTGTATTGGGTATATCATGGTTTGTACCATGTATTCTGTGCATTGGTACAGTGTGAAGATGCCTAAAGAGGTGGGAAGTATAGTATTAGATTATGCAGGCTATGCTGGTGCTAAGCTGTTCCAGGGTTCTGCAGTTGTTCATGCCTGTTGGAGTCCACATTTGCATGAAGAGTGTGTGGTGTTGCTGGAGAGTGGTAAACTATTCTTGTTTGATGTGAGTTATTGGTTGAAAAATGAGAGATTGTTAAACATAGAAGGAAAGAAATTGAGTGTTTCCTTTGATAATTTGAATGAAAATGAGAGGTGGTTGAGTTGTGAATTTAGTTGGCACCCAAGAGTTTTGGTTGTTGCTCATTCTAGTACTGTTTTCCTTGTTGATTTGAGGTTTGACAAGTGTGAAGTTTGCACTTTACTGAAGATTGAGTTGTTTTCTGTGGGGAAATTTGATAGATTTGTTGCCCTATCTAGGTCAGATTCCAGTGGGTTCTGTTTTGCTGCTGCTTCAAATAATTTGCTGCTACTTTGTGATGTGAGAAAACCATCCATGCCAGTGTTGCAATGGACCCATAGTCTCCAAAATCCAGAATATGTTACTGTTTTCCAATTGTCTGAGTTAAGACCAATCACAGAAGATGATAATTTCAAGTGGGCATCTGAATCAGGCCACTGTATTTTATTGGGTTCATTTTGGAATTgtggatttgttcttttttgCTATGGACCAGATAATGAGAGAGGACCTGTTCTTTCTGAGATTTCTACAGTCTGCAACTCACTCTATTCGTGGGGACTCCCTTCAGAACTTTCTTTGTCTGGTCGTGATTGTTTTTGCGGAAGTTGTCTCATAAGAAGAGATTGCCTGAAGGATCTTCTTCCCGATTGGATTGATTGGAAACAGAAGAAAGACATTATTTTGGGGTTTGGCATTCTTGAAAATGATCTGCATGTTCAATGGGATAATTGTGAAAAATCTGTTGGGTTTTCGCTTATTAGGTTAATGTCCTCTGGCAAACTAGAAGCACAAAGATACTCTGCAGCATGggaatttgataaaattttagaagcaGCTCACAAGGAGTCAACTTTTAGCATTGAGGACAATTTTTTGTATGACATAGGCAATGGTGAGAATAAGTTGCAAAAGAAACATGAATATCTGAAAATTGAGTTTCTCAAAGAGTATTTGAATGGTAATGTTGCTAAAATTGTCAGCAGGAGACAAATAGAGCTTCAGAACTATGCAGAGGAAAATCAGTCAAAGTTCCATCAAGAAATATGTGAGAAGTTGAAGATTTGCGGCATCACTGCGTTGAGATCACCCCAAATTATTTCTGATATGCTCAAAGATGCCAGATTTCCTACTAGCATTCATGAGATTTCTTTGAAAAGCATTTGGGGCAGTTTGCCTATGAATCTCCTGGCGTTGGCTTTCTCTGCCTGTAAACTCTCTGATCCTCACCTGAAGCAGAAGAGAGCTACTTCTAATGTGGGTGATATTCTTGTTAAAAACCCATTGCCTTTCCCCTTTGGGAATACATCATCTTGCTCTGACAAGACATCTGAAAAAGTGCAGCTTTCCAATGCCCTTGTCAGTCCAGTTCTTCCTACTCATATTCTGATTCTACTTCGTGACCAGCAATTGGTTGAAAGGGATATTTTACCAGTTGATGATGAACTCCGACTCAATTGTGATAAAGTAATGGAAGCAGTACATGCATTGCAATCTTCTTCGCCCTACGGTGACAATCCAGTTTCCCTTGCTGATGATACCGATAGCATGCCAAATGCGGCTGAAAAACTGAATGTTTTGGGTATACACAGACCTACATTTTCTTCTCCAGATGTGGCACTAGAAAAATCTGAATATAAGATGTATGAGACCTTTGTTTATCAAAAACGTCAAGAGCCTATCTCTGATGCACAGGACAAGGTGACAGCAGTGGAGCTGTTTGATGAGGGATGCCCATTACAGTTGAAGTTTGATGGTTGTGATTTTGACTTGACACCAACGGAGCTGGATTTGTTTCAGCAGTTGAAGACGCAAGacttaaattttcataaaagttTTCAACCATATCAAGAATATTTAATCAACTCAGAGAGATTTCTCTAA